The following proteins are encoded in a genomic region of Paenibacillus sp. FSL R7-0273:
- a CDS encoding sugar ABC transporter permease produces MIGRKFANFVRLAASYIILIVLAVGALYPALWILLASFRPGKSLYSKTLIPEQFTLSHYKELFTSDVYMFGTWYTNTLKIAVFSMLIGVLLTLLTSYALSRFRFKSRKTTMSTLLILGMFPGFMSMIAIYLLLKQFDLLDTHLALIIVYAAGAPLGGTLIAKGFLDTIPRSLDEAARIDGASNFGIFTRIILPLSRPMITYMALTQFVGPWVDFIFAKLVLRTKENWTVAVGMWDMVNSQQNSNFTLFAAGAVMISVPIMILFGFLQRLLVDGLTAGASKG; encoded by the coding sequence ATGATCGGACGCAAATTCGCGAATTTCGTACGCCTGGCTGCAAGCTATATTATTCTGATTGTTTTGGCGGTTGGAGCGCTGTATCCGGCTCTGTGGATTCTTCTGGCCTCTTTCCGTCCGGGGAAATCCCTGTACAGTAAGACACTTATTCCGGAGCAGTTCACTCTTTCCCATTACAAAGAGCTGTTTACTTCAGACGTGTACATGTTCGGCACCTGGTACACCAACACGCTGAAGATTGCCGTATTTTCCATGCTGATCGGCGTTTTGTTAACACTTCTAACAAGCTACGCCCTGTCAAGATTCCGGTTCAAAAGCCGCAAGACTACGATGTCAACCCTGCTGATTCTCGGGATGTTCCCGGGCTTCATGAGTATGATTGCCATCTACCTGCTGCTGAAGCAATTCGACCTGCTTGATACGCATCTGGCACTGATCATTGTGTATGCAGCGGGAGCGCCTCTGGGAGGAACCTTGATTGCCAAAGGCTTCCTCGATACCATACCGCGTTCACTGGATGAAGCGGCACGGATTGACGGCGCGAGCAACTTCGGGATTTTTACCCGGATTATCCTTCCGCTGTCCCGTCCGATGATTACCTATATGGCGCTGACCCAGTTTGTCGGCCCGTGGGTGGACTTCATCTTCGCCAAGCTGGTTCTGCGGACCAAGGAGAACTGGACGGTTGCAGTCGGGATGTGGGATATGGTCAACAGCCAGCAGAACTCGAACTTTACACTGTTCGCTGCAGGTGCGGTTATGATCTCCGTTCCAATTATGATTCTGTTCGGATTCCTGCAGCGTCTGCTGGTTGACGGTCTGACCGCAGGTGCCAGCAAAGGGTAA
- a CDS encoding methyl-accepting chemotaxis protein has protein sequence MKRPRNVQLKSVGVKLFVILFGTIVLLSTVLGITSYYAAKGIITDEVAAASSQSIVQAADKLDFLFAEYEALSRQFAVDSTLKADMELVNDPAAGTVAKVAAEDRIRRKLDSVKGSDDRLIAIRLVSRSLVDAESYKSAGVSAVRDGEGIQARIKKIDDGKGQPVWFPVLDKGFFEMYSESSMTMGRLLRNIQNPAAEYYMLIEIKGSALTDVLSNLHIGQSGEIRILDPQASIVYGADNALLGQASYIQAAGAEQAGQEQSFTAKDEQGEAQLVVYQPLATGGWTLLGYAPVSDFTKSADKLLYITFAVVLAAALIALLIGYVLIRLIGRPLGKLARLMEEGEQGNLQVRTNFKGQDEIGRLGHSFNKMMEQISLLASQSSRSAAEVLATSEQLVKASGATSAHAREVAEATGEIAQGAASLAAEAEASNRNVELMATKMQEVAGINAIMDSTAERVLAVSDQGAELMRTLVTQSESTVQMMKLIQENSALLQESNHLIRSILSPMIAVNKQTNILALNASIEAVRAGAAGKGFIVIADEIRGLANQSNESIQSVSRITEEISNHIENTVKVVSEAGPLFREQITSVRESSIIFASVRAEMEAFLALISQSSASVTELDLFQRQLGESMASVTSVVQQTSASTQEVASMSSQQFIVSEELVALSAKLEELAENLKQSLVSFEG, from the coding sequence ATGAAACGGCCGCGAAATGTGCAATTGAAATCGGTAGGCGTCAAATTGTTTGTTATTCTCTTCGGTACCATTGTCCTGCTGTCCACCGTGCTTGGAATCACCTCTTACTATGCAGCCAAAGGCATAATTACGGATGAAGTAGCAGCAGCCTCCTCGCAGTCGATCGTTCAGGCAGCGGACAAGCTGGATTTCCTGTTTGCAGAATATGAAGCGCTATCAAGACAGTTTGCAGTGGATTCAACACTTAAAGCTGACATGGAGCTCGTAAATGATCCGGCGGCCGGAACGGTAGCCAAGGTAGCAGCCGAGGACCGCATCCGCCGGAAGCTCGATTCGGTAAAAGGGTCGGACGACCGCCTGATCGCCATACGGCTTGTATCCAGAAGCCTGGTGGATGCGGAATCCTATAAGTCGGCCGGAGTCAGTGCAGTCCGGGACGGTGAGGGGATTCAGGCAAGAATTAAAAAGATCGACGATGGTAAAGGCCAGCCGGTCTGGTTCCCGGTACTGGATAAAGGGTTCTTTGAGATGTACAGTGAGTCATCCATGACGATGGGCCGGCTGCTGCGCAATATCCAGAACCCGGCTGCTGAATACTATATGCTCATTGAGATTAAGGGAAGCGCCTTGACGGATGTGCTGTCCAACCTCCATATCGGCCAGTCCGGAGAGATTCGTATTCTGGACCCGCAGGCCAGCATTGTATATGGAGCGGACAATGCGCTGCTTGGACAGGCCTCATACATACAAGCCGCCGGAGCGGAGCAGGCCGGGCAAGAACAGTCTTTTACAGCCAAGGATGAACAAGGCGAAGCCCAGCTGGTGGTCTACCAGCCGCTGGCTACGGGAGGCTGGACTTTGCTCGGGTATGCCCCGGTCAGTGATTTCACCAAATCTGCGGACAAGCTGCTCTACATTACCTTTGCAGTAGTGCTGGCAGCAGCCTTGATTGCGCTATTGATCGGTTATGTATTGATACGCTTAATCGGCCGCCCGCTTGGCAAGCTGGCCCGGCTGATGGAAGAGGGCGAGCAGGGCAATCTGCAGGTTCGTACAAACTTCAAGGGCCAGGATGAAATCGGGCGTCTGGGTCATAGCTTCAACAAAATGATGGAGCAGATTTCCCTTCTGGCCAGCCAGAGCAGCAGGTCGGCGGCAGAGGTGCTGGCGACCTCGGAGCAGCTGGTTAAGGCCTCCGGCGCTACCTCGGCCCATGCACGGGAGGTGGCTGAAGCGACCGGGGAGATTGCGCAGGGCGCAGCCAGCCTGGCGGCTGAAGCGGAAGCCAGCAACCGGAATGTGGAGCTGATGGCAACCAAGATGCAGGAGGTAGCCGGCATTAATGCCATCATGGACAGCACGGCGGAGCGGGTATTGGCGGTAAGCGACCAGGGGGCGGAGCTGATGCGGACGCTGGTGACGCAGAGTGAGTCAACGGTGCAGATGATGAAGCTGATCCAGGAGAATTCCGCATTACTGCAGGAGAGCAACCATCTGATCCGCAGCATTCTGAGCCCGATGATTGCCGTTAACAAGCAGACTAACATTCTGGCGCTGAACGCCTCAATTGAAGCAGTCCGTGCAGGAGCTGCCGGTAAAGGATTTATTGTCATTGCTGATGAGATCAGAGGCCTGGCGAACCAGTCCAACGAGTCGATTCAGTCTGTGTCCCGAATTACAGAGGAGATCAGCAATCATATTGAAAATACAGTAAAGGTTGTGAGCGAGGCTGGTCCGCTGTTCCGGGAGCAGATAACTTCGGTGCGGGAATCTTCCATTATATTCGCGAGTGTGCGGGCTGAAATGGAAGCCTTCCTGGCGCTGATCAGCCAGTCGTCAGCCTCCGTTACCGAGCTTGACCTGTTCCAGCGCCAGCTTGGAGAATCGATGGCCAGCGTCACCTCCGTGGTCCAGCAGACCAGCGCCTCCACCCAGGAGGTAGCCTCAATGTCGTCACAGCAATTTATTGTAAGCGAGGAGCTGGTTGCGCTCTCAGCGAAGCTGGAGGAGCTGGCGGAGAATCTGAAGCAGTCGCTGGTTTCTTTTGAAGGCTGA
- a CDS encoding AraC family transcriptional regulator: MSELSGSLFQQSLLEKEYSPRFFAYYYKQWEHYTMPYHQHNSTEIMYVISGSCTVEVRSDAGREERFRLKRSELIILDANVPHRLIVEQGSACRMLNVEFGFAEHRGVAPSLSRLAREEGELADFLQKPFSSLMLSDPEEVFHVLKALVLELDQYGKEGGSLVQLLFAELLLRLSRLHRERLIASQQPSQLYVRRAVEFLHQNYDRSIQASEIAAAVSVHPGYLHRIFKAQTGRTLTDYLNLLRMEKAKMLLGQSEIPVAEIADYVGISSRQYFHLLFKKYAGVTPVEYRNSIERYSWSDNSLFSDER, encoded by the coding sequence ATGAGTGAGCTGAGCGGAAGCCTGTTTCAGCAGTCTCTGCTTGAAAAAGAATACAGTCCCCGTTTTTTTGCCTACTATTATAAGCAGTGGGAGCATTATACGATGCCGTACCATCAGCACAACTCGACGGAAATTATGTATGTTATCTCCGGGAGCTGTACAGTTGAGGTGCGCAGCGATGCGGGCCGCGAGGAACGGTTCAGGCTTAAGCGCAGTGAACTGATTATCCTTGATGCCAATGTCCCGCACCGGCTGATCGTGGAGCAGGGCAGCGCCTGCCGCATGCTGAATGTGGAGTTCGGCTTTGCGGAGCACAGAGGCGTCGCGCCGTCACTCAGCAGGCTGGCCCGGGAGGAGGGGGAGCTGGCAGATTTCCTGCAAAAGCCCTTCAGCAGCCTAATGCTGTCTGATCCGGAGGAGGTCTTTCATGTACTGAAGGCGCTGGTGCTGGAGCTGGACCAATATGGCAAAGAAGGCGGCAGCCTCGTGCAGCTGCTCTTTGCCGAGCTGCTGCTCAGGCTCTCCAGGCTGCACAGGGAGCGGCTTATTGCCAGCCAGCAGCCTTCACAGCTCTATGTTCGGCGGGCTGTCGAATTCCTGCATCAGAATTATGACCGCAGCATTCAGGCCAGTGAGATTGCGGCGGCCGTGAGTGTGCATCCCGGGTACCTGCACCGTATTTTCAAGGCGCAGACAGGCAGAACCCTGACGGATTATCTGAACCTGCTGCGGATGGAGAAGGCCAAGATGCTGCTTGGACAGAGTGAGATCCCGGTAGCGGAGATTGCCGATTATGTCGGAATCAGCAGCAGGCAGTATTTTCACCTGCTGTTCAAAAAGTATGCCGGAGTCACTCCGGTGGAGTACCGGAACTCCATCGAACGCTATTCCTGGAGCGATAACAGCCTGTTCTCCGATGAAAGGTGA
- a CDS encoding sugar ABC transporter permease: protein MQRHRTRAAILSTVFMGLGQIYNRQFIKGIIFLAVEALGLIYFINNLGRAIWGITTLGDTPNRLEKVNGIAKMVAGDHSIFIMIESLITLLFFVIILGAWYINIRDAYKIGAARDAGLESNTFKQTVRYILDYKFAQTFLILPSIGILFFTIMPIIFMIMLAFTNFAAPDHIPPAKLVDWVGFETFRNLLFLKTWSETFYGVLTWTIIWAVLSTVTTYFGGVLVALLVNQKGIRFKGFWRIILIVPYAVPQMISLLLMRNLFNGQFGPINQYLGYFGLGGLPWLTDPFWAKVTVILVNMWVGIPVSMLLVMGVLTTIPRDMYEAAEVDGATNYQKFRIITLPMILFSTAPTLIMQFAGNINNFNAIYLLTGGAPVNGNYQYAGSTDLLVTWLYKLTSDQNKNNMASAIGIIIFIIVAGFSLYNYRRTKSFKEEDMIQ, encoded by the coding sequence ATGCAGCGACACCGTACGAGAGCCGCAATACTGTCGACCGTATTTATGGGATTGGGACAAATATATAACCGCCAATTCATCAAGGGTATTATCTTCTTAGCAGTAGAGGCGTTAGGCCTTATTTATTTTATCAACAACCTTGGAAGAGCCATTTGGGGCATTACAACGCTGGGCGATACTCCAAACCGTCTTGAAAAAGTAAACGGCATTGCCAAAATGGTCGCAGGTGACCACTCTATCTTCATTATGATTGAGAGTCTGATTACTCTCCTGTTTTTTGTCATTATACTGGGTGCCTGGTATATAAACATTAGAGATGCTTATAAGATCGGAGCGGCACGTGATGCCGGTCTTGAGTCCAATACATTCAAGCAGACGGTCAGATATATTCTGGATTATAAATTTGCCCAGACGTTTCTGATTCTTCCCAGCATAGGCATTTTATTCTTTACGATCATGCCGATTATCTTTATGATCATGCTTGCCTTCACCAACTTTGCTGCACCGGATCATATTCCGCCTGCCAAGCTGGTCGACTGGGTCGGCTTTGAAACCTTCCGCAATTTGCTGTTCCTGAAAACATGGAGCGAAACCTTCTATGGCGTATTAACGTGGACGATCATCTGGGCGGTGCTCTCGACGGTTACTACATACTTCGGCGGCGTGCTTGTGGCGCTGCTGGTGAACCAGAAGGGAATCCGCTTTAAAGGCTTCTGGAGAATTATTCTGATTGTTCCGTATGCCGTTCCGCAGATGATCTCGCTGCTGCTCATGCGCAACCTGTTCAACGGGCAATTCGGTCCGATCAACCAGTATCTGGGCTATTTCGGGCTAGGCGGACTGCCATGGCTGACCGATCCGTTCTGGGCAAAGGTAACGGTTATCCTCGTTAATATGTGGGTAGGGATACCGGTATCCATGCTGCTGGTAATGGGTGTACTGACTACTATCCCGCGTGATATGTATGAAGCTGCTGAAGTAGACGGTGCTACAAACTATCAGAAATTCCGGATCATTACACTTCCGATGATTCTGTTCTCAACCGCACCTACACTGATCATGCAGTTTGCCGGCAACATCAATAACTTTAACGCCATTTACCTGCTGACAGGCGGTGCACCGGTTAACGGTAACTATCAATACGCCGGCTCAACCGACTTGCTGGTCACCTGGCTGTACAAATTGACATCTGACCAGAACAAAAATAATATGGCTTCCGCAATCGGGATTATCATCTTTATCATTGTGGCCGGATTCTCCCTGTACAATTACCGCCGGACCAAGTCATTTAAAGAGGAGGATATGATCCAATGA